One part of the Arachidicoccus terrestris genome encodes these proteins:
- the porM gene encoding type IX secretion system motor protein PorM/GldM, which yields MAIPREPRQKMINLMYLVLTALLALNVSSEILNAFRTVNNSLENSIQTIDEKNQTLFSSLAEKLKDPATQKLAAIWAPKAQQAKTLSDGMYAYIEGVKDRLKRASGYNPAKGDTTYSEDDLDVPTNILDDGKVGDTLYQKLAEYRKNILNIDPEINSQFSSSLPIDLSMPVVREKSNRTWSAAYFRMTPTIAALTILTKFQNDVKNAEAQVVLFCHNKIGQVQVVYDEFQALASANTQYLLPGQEFSISAGVGAFSKGAKPTVTIDGQAVPLNANGMAEYKTTAGSPGTYTKKVNISFLKPDGTKATLTKDIQYTVGSPTGITVSADAVKVLYIGLDNPISVGGGNGRGAENMRVSMDQGSVVSKGHGKFIARPSKPGEAHMHVSDGKTSEDFVFRVKTVPTPTAMVGASKGGRMSVNAFKAQAGVRAELENFVFEGVKFTVTSFTMTFAGAGYPEFMHKSVTGNTFGAARSLIERAKPGSTITIDEIRARGPGGSRTLAPIAFNLY from the coding sequence ATGGCAATACCTAGGGAGCCGCGGCAGAAAATGATCAACCTGATGTATTTGGTGTTGACTGCCCTGTTGGCGCTGAATGTATCGTCCGAAATATTAAACGCTTTTCGTACTGTAAACAACAGTCTGGAGAATTCCATACAGACCATTGATGAGAAAAACCAGACCTTGTTTAGTTCACTGGCTGAAAAGCTGAAAGATCCTGCTACACAGAAGCTGGCCGCCATTTGGGCTCCCAAAGCCCAACAGGCCAAGACCTTATCCGATGGTATGTATGCCTATATCGAAGGGGTAAAGGATCGTCTAAAGCGGGCATCCGGTTATAATCCGGCAAAAGGGGATACGACATATAGTGAAGATGATCTGGATGTGCCCACCAATATTTTGGACGACGGTAAAGTGGGTGATACGCTGTATCAGAAATTAGCGGAATACAGAAAAAATATTTTAAATATTGACCCTGAGATTAATTCTCAGTTCAGCAGCAGCCTGCCCATCGATTTATCCATGCCGGTGGTACGGGAAAAAAGTAACAGAACCTGGTCTGCAGCTTATTTCAGGATGACACCGACCATCGCGGCACTGACGATTCTGACTAAGTTCCAGAATGATGTCAAGAACGCCGAAGCACAGGTGGTTCTTTTCTGCCATAATAAGATCGGACAGGTACAGGTGGTCTATGATGAGTTTCAGGCGTTAGCCTCCGCCAATACGCAGTACCTGTTACCTGGTCAGGAGTTCAGTATATCGGCAGGCGTGGGTGCATTTAGCAAAGGTGCCAAACCAACCGTTACCATTGACGGGCAGGCGGTCCCGTTGAATGCCAATGGGATGGCAGAATATAAGACGACAGCAGGAAGCCCCGGTACTTATACAAAGAAGGTCAATATATCTTTTTTGAAGCCGGATGGAACCAAAGCCACATTAACCAAAGATATACAGTATACGGTAGGATCACCTACAGGTATTACGGTCAGTGCAGATGCGGTTAAAGTGCTGTACATCGGATTGGATAACCCGATTTCTGTTGGTGGCGGTAACGGCCGTGGGGCGGAGAATATGCGGGTTTCTATGGATCAGGGTTCTGTTGTCTCCAAGGGACATGGCAAGTTTATTGCCAGACCTTCTAAGCCGGGTGAGGCGCATATGCATGTATCGGACGGAAAGACCAGTGAAGACTTTGTCTTTCGCGTGAAAACCGTGCCGACGCCGACCGCGATGGTGGGTGCCAGCAAGGGGGGCCGGATGTCAGTTAACGCCTTTAAAGCGCAGGCAGGCGTAAGGGCCGAGCTGGAGAACTTCGTGTTTGAAGGGGTGAAGTTCACGGTGACCAGTTTTACCATGACCTTTGCCGGTGCCGGTTATCCGGAGTTCATGCATAAGTCTGTAACCGGAAATACTTTTGGTGCCGCCAGAAGCCTGATTGAAAGGGCAAAACCTGGAAGTACTATCACTATTGACGAAATCAGGGCACGAGGTCCCGGCGGTTCAAGAACCCTGGCACCGATCGCCTTTAATCTGTATTAA
- a CDS encoding GldL-related protein, translated as MAVEKVRPIDRFLEIVYSFAAVPVLLGALFKITHTAPFGSANGWLNFGLYTEAFVFMSFGLLYIFAPPKAVDEMGIPIGDEKYGTARVAEPQPSALAAVDNMLKDADITPDSMNRLSDGFKNLEASIQRISTASNSMANTEEYMQKLQEATASLSSMNSFYAKLAETSQALVTSADDAKRTQAQIGQLAENLAKLNQVYGGMLSAMQGPQK; from the coding sequence ATGGCAGTAGAAAAAGTAAGGCCTATTGATCGTTTCCTAGAGATCGTTTATTCCTTTGCCGCTGTGCCGGTATTATTAGGCGCACTCTTTAAAATCACCCATACCGCACCTTTTGGTTCCGCCAACGGATGGCTGAATTTCGGTCTTTATACAGAAGCCTTTGTGTTTATGAGTTTTGGTCTTCTGTATATTTTCGCGCCACCTAAAGCGGTTGATGAGATGGGTATTCCTATCGGAGATGAAAAGTATGGGACAGCCCGGGTGGCTGAACCACAGCCTTCTGCCTTGGCAGCTGTTGATAATATGCTCAAAGACGCAGATATCACACCTGATTCCATGAACCGGTTGAGTGACGGCTTTAAAAATCTGGAAGCCAGTATTCAACGCATCAGCACGGCCAGTAATTCGATGGCTAATACAGAAGAGTATATGCAAAAGCTACAGGAAGCTACCGCGTCACTGAGCTCTATGAACAGTTTCTATGCTAAGCTGGCAGAAACCTCCCAGGCACTTGTGACCAGTGCGGATGACGCGAAAAGGACACAGGCACAGATCGGGCAACTGGCTGAAAACCTCGCCAAGCTCAATCAGGTCTATGGCGGTATGTTGTCTGCCATGCAGGGACCGCAGAAATAG